A stretch of the uncultured Trichococcus sp. genome encodes the following:
- a CDS encoding PTS sugar transporter subunit IIB codes for MKKILLVCSAGMSTSLLVTKMREAAKQKGVEVGIDALPVAEASTAVDHVDIVLLGPQVRFQKATVEKLVKGRIPVEVMDMRLYGTMNGKAILEDALQKMN; via the coding sequence ATGAAAAAAATTTTACTAGTATGTTCAGCAGGGATGTCCACAAGCTTGCTTGTGACCAAAATGAGAGAAGCAGCAAAACAAAAGGGTGTGGAAGTAGGGATAGACGCGCTTCCAGTTGCGGAAGCGAGTACAGCTGTTGATCATGTCGACATCGTTCTTCTGGGGCCACAAGTGCGCTTCCAGAAAGCAACTGTCGAAAAACTTGTAAAAGGCAGAATTCCTGTAGAAGTAATGGATATGCGACTTTATGGAACCATGAACGGAAAAGCGATTTTAGAAGATGCTCTACAAAAAATGAACTAG
- a CDS encoding glycoside hydrolase family 1 protein, with translation MIYEKLDKFREDFLWGSASAAYQVEGAWDKDGKGESVWDVYTKLPGTTFKNTNGDVAVDHYNRYKEDVALMAEMGLKAYRFSIAWTRIFPDGKGEVNEHGLKFYENLIDELIANDIKPVITLYHWDLPQHLQDLYGGWESREIIQDFNRYCVTLFKRFGSKVKHWVSLNEQNIFMSLGYVTAMHPPAVKNQKRMLQANHIANLANATVIESFKAYVPDGMIGPSFAFGPVYPFSCDPKDVLSAENAEDLNCNWWLDVYCKGKYPAFAFKYYERLGIAPVIEEGDLELLERVKPDFIGINYYQTSTVAFNPLDGVGQSEGINNTGKKGTAKESGLPGVFKNAKNPHLETTNWDWAIDPTGLRVGLRRLTSKYNLPILITENGLGEFDKLEDNDVVDDAHRIKYLSAHVKACKEAITDGVDLLGYCTWSFTDLLSWLNGYQKRYGFVYIDRDENDQKDLRRIKKNSFYWYKNVISSNGEEL, from the coding sequence ATGATTTACGAAAAATTGGACAAATTCCGAGAGGATTTCCTGTGGGGATCGGCATCGGCAGCGTATCAAGTCGAAGGTGCATGGGATAAAGATGGAAAGGGTGAGAGTGTATGGGATGTGTACACGAAATTACCCGGCACAACTTTTAAAAATACAAATGGGGATGTTGCGGTAGATCATTACAACCGATACAAAGAAGACGTTGCTTTGATGGCTGAAATGGGGCTGAAAGCGTACAGATTCTCCATTGCATGGACACGTATTTTTCCGGATGGGAAAGGCGAAGTGAATGAACATGGGTTGAAATTCTATGAGAATTTGATTGACGAACTCATCGCGAACGATATCAAACCAGTCATCACCTTGTACCATTGGGACTTGCCACAACATCTGCAAGACTTGTACGGCGGATGGGAATCAAGGGAAATCATTCAGGATTTTAACAGATATTGTGTAACCTTGTTCAAACGTTTTGGCAGCAAAGTCAAGCATTGGGTTTCTTTGAATGAACAAAATATATTTATGTCGCTGGGTTATGTAACCGCTATGCACCCACCAGCTGTAAAAAATCAGAAGAGAATGCTGCAGGCGAATCATATTGCAAACTTAGCCAATGCTACGGTGATCGAGTCGTTCAAAGCCTATGTCCCGGATGGCATGATTGGACCAAGCTTTGCGTTTGGACCTGTCTATCCGTTCAGCTGCGATCCGAAAGATGTTTTGTCTGCAGAGAATGCGGAGGATCTCAATTGCAACTGGTGGCTGGATGTCTACTGCAAAGGAAAATATCCAGCATTCGCCTTCAAATATTATGAAAGACTTGGAATCGCACCCGTTATCGAAGAAGGGGATCTTGAGCTGTTGGAAAGAGTAAAACCGGATTTTATCGGCATCAACTATTACCAAACAAGCACAGTTGCATTCAATCCGCTTGATGGAGTGGGGCAATCGGAAGGGATCAACAATACAGGTAAAAAAGGAACCGCAAAAGAAAGCGGATTGCCTGGGGTCTTCAAAAATGCGAAAAACCCGCATCTGGAAACGACCAATTGGGATTGGGCCATCGATCCTACAGGATTAAGAGTTGGATTAAGAAGATTAACGAGCAAATACAATCTTCCGATACTCATTACAGAAAATGGTCTAGGAGAATTTGATAAGCTCGAAGATAACGATGTTGTCGATGATGCGCACAGAATCAAGTATCTCAGCGCACATGTCAAAGCTTGTAAGGAAGCCATAACAGATGGTGTCGATCTTCTGGGATACTGCACCTGGTCATTCACAGATTTGTTGAGTTGGCTCAATGGTTATCAGAAACGTTACGGATTCGTCTACATAGACAGGGACGAAAATGATCAGAAGGATCTGAGACGCATCAAGAAGAACAGCTTCTATTGGTACAAGAATGTCATCAGCAGCAACGGAGAAGAGCTATAA